One genomic window of Arachis stenosperma cultivar V10309 chromosome 10, arast.V10309.gnm1.PFL2, whole genome shotgun sequence includes the following:
- the LOC130956353 gene encoding uncharacterized protein LOC130956353, producing the protein MSTISVPDVGNNCSVALTFRGENIRGGEFVNIKLYALLLDKQTNLVRCCQSLDECSNEIQVQQSKVWWYSPSMKCVDLGNGMVCALIIGSTKLRCHAGLEPLLWILVFTLAWTQEDQRFLSVVDVSVNQVYTRHLANPKEPDCLHSAFIVTPKDFSTVFVEQKDSLNWPGDKTKKDSSSTVTNLDRMEAEQENEGQAQPPQTYTMKDILGELQNMKIIWKEDYQVLKQVLQGNKMLLIISARISGFRIGVA; encoded by the exons ATGAGTACTATCTCAGTTCCAGATGTAGGCAACAATTGCAGTGTGGCACTTACATTTAGGGGGGAAAACATTAGAGGAGGGGAATTTGTAAACATCAAACTATATGCTCTGCTGCTGGATAAGCAAACTAACCTTGTCCGTTGCTGTCAATCGCTTGACGAGTGTTCTAATGAGATCCAAGTCCAACAGTCCAAAGTTTGGTGGTATTCCCCAAGCATGAAATGTGTTGACCTTGGCAATGGCATGGTATGTGCTCTCATCATTGGGAGCACAAAATTAAGGTGTCATGCTGGTCTAGAACCTCTCCTTTGGATATTGGTATTTACCCTAGCCTGGACACAAGAGGACCAAAGATTCCTATCTGTTGTTGATGTTTCTGTGAATCAAGTCTACACCAGGCACCTCGCCAATCCCAAGGAGCCTGATTGTCTGCACAGTGCCTTTATTGTAACACCCAA GGATTTTAGCACTGTATTTGTGGAGCAGAAAGACTCACTGAATTGGCCGGGTGACAAGACAAAGAAGGATAGCTCTTCTACTGTGACAAATCTTGATCGAATGGAAGCCGAACAAGAGAATGAAGGCCAAGCTCAACCGCCACAAACATACACCATGAAGGACATTTTGGGGGAACTTCAAAACATGAAGATTATATGGAAGGAAGATTACCAAGTATTGAAGCAAGTCTTGCAAGGCAACAAGATGCTATTGATAATCTCTGCACGCATTTCGGGATTCCGAATAGGTGTGGCATAA